Proteins co-encoded in one Streptomyces sp. NBC_01283 genomic window:
- a CDS encoding beta-galactosidase, which produces MPSLDDTTRGRILFGGDYNPEQWPEEVWLDDVRLMREASVNSVTVGVFSWARLEPRPGEREFGWLDRLLDLLHEHGIGVVLATPTSAPPPWLGRLHPETLPRDENGQVEWWGSRQHFAHSSAVYRGFAAAITEDLAARYAHHPALTMWHINNEYCTYDWGDEAAVAFRRWLRAKYPSIGALNSAWGTAFWGQCYDNWTEILPPRRAHYLKNPAQVLDFKRFTSDALLECFRAERDIVTAHSPHVPVTTNFMPLWPGQDAWMWAAQEDVVSVDLYPDPRDPLGAQQGALVQDMTRSQARGGPWMLMEQAAGPVNWRGVNHPKPRGLNRLWSWQAVARGADAVCYFQWRQSRQGAEKFHSGMLSHAGEQGRTFQEVKELGAELALVGPEITGTRVTADVAVLHDWDSWWASGQEGQPSALVDHAEVLGAWHRALWEANTAVDFAHPEHDLSPYRMVAVPHLYLLTDAAIDNLLSYVRDGGTLVCGFLTGVADADDRVRPGGMDARLRALFGIRTVHEWWPLEAGEHVDCGEFTGTLWSEELQADDSAETVAAYRGGELDGLPALLRRDRSWYLSTLPEPGALRDLLARVAAEAGVRPPLAGLPRGVEAVRRGALLFLLHHGREQVTVPVPGRHLDLLTGTSVEGAITLGRHGVAVLRHATDDRGPTPGPRHPSPHPGDDT; this is translated from the coding sequence GGCGGCGACTACAACCCCGAGCAGTGGCCCGAGGAGGTCTGGCTCGACGACGTACGCCTGATGCGCGAGGCATCGGTCAACTCCGTCACCGTCGGGGTCTTCTCCTGGGCGCGGCTCGAACCTCGCCCGGGAGAGCGGGAGTTCGGCTGGCTGGACCGGCTCCTTGATCTGCTGCACGAGCACGGCATCGGTGTCGTCCTGGCCACACCGACCTCCGCTCCCCCGCCCTGGCTGGGGCGACTGCACCCGGAGACGCTGCCACGGGACGAGAACGGGCAGGTGGAGTGGTGGGGCTCGCGCCAGCACTTCGCGCACTCCAGTGCCGTCTACCGCGGGTTCGCCGCCGCCATCACCGAGGATCTGGCGGCCCGGTACGCGCACCACCCCGCGCTCACGATGTGGCACATCAACAACGAGTACTGCACCTACGACTGGGGTGACGAGGCCGCGGTCGCGTTCCGCCGCTGGCTCCGGGCGAAGTACCCCTCGATCGGCGCGCTCAACTCGGCCTGGGGGACCGCCTTCTGGGGGCAGTGCTACGACAACTGGACGGAGATCCTGCCGCCCCGGCGCGCCCACTATCTGAAGAACCCCGCCCAGGTACTCGACTTCAAGCGCTTCACCTCCGACGCCCTGCTGGAGTGCTTCCGCGCCGAGCGGGACATCGTCACGGCGCACAGCCCGCACGTGCCGGTCACCACCAACTTCATGCCGCTGTGGCCGGGGCAGGACGCGTGGATGTGGGCCGCGCAGGAGGACGTCGTCTCCGTCGACCTCTACCCCGACCCGAGGGATCCGCTCGGGGCCCAACAGGGCGCCCTGGTACAGGACATGACGCGTTCCCAGGCGCGCGGCGGCCCATGGATGCTGATGGAGCAGGCGGCGGGGCCGGTCAACTGGCGCGGCGTGAACCACCCCAAGCCGCGCGGCCTGAACCGCCTCTGGTCCTGGCAGGCGGTGGCGCGCGGCGCGGACGCCGTCTGCTACTTCCAGTGGCGCCAGTCCCGGCAGGGCGCGGAGAAGTTCCACTCCGGGATGCTGAGCCACGCGGGGGAACAGGGCCGCACCTTCCAGGAGGTCAAGGAGCTGGGCGCCGAGCTGGCGCTGGTGGGGCCCGAGATCACGGGCACCCGCGTCACGGCCGATGTGGCCGTCCTGCACGACTGGGACTCCTGGTGGGCGAGCGGGCAGGAGGGCCAGCCCTCCGCCCTGGTCGACCACGCGGAGGTGCTCGGCGCCTGGCACCGCGCCCTGTGGGAGGCGAACACCGCCGTCGACTTCGCCCACCCGGAGCACGACCTGTCCCCGTACCGCATGGTCGCCGTCCCGCACCTCTACCTCCTCACCGACGCCGCGATCGACAACCTCCTGTCGTACGTGCGCGACGGGGGCACCCTCGTCTGCGGTTTCCTCACCGGAGTGGCCGACGCGGACGACCGGGTGCGGCCCGGCGGCATGGATGCCCGGCTGCGCGCGCTGTTCGGCATCCGCACCGTGCACGAGTGGTGGCCGCTGGAGGCCGGGGAGCACGTGGACTGCGGGGAGTTCACCGGCACGCTCTGGTCGGAGGAGCTGCAGGCCGACGACAGTGCCGAGACGGTCGCCGCCTACCGGGGCGGCGAGCTCGACGGGCTGCCCGCGCTGCTGCGCCGCGACCGCTCCTGGTACCTGTCCACGCTCCCCGAGCCCGGGGCCCTGCGCGACCTCCTCGCGCGCGTGGCCGCCGAAGCAGGCGTACGGCCTCCGCTCGCAGGCCTCCCCCGCGGAGTGGAGGCCGTACGCCGCGGCGCTCTGCTGTTCCTCCTGCACCACGGCCGCGAGCAGGTGACCGTGCCCGTACCGGGCAGGCACCTCGATCTGCTGACCGGCACATCGGTCGAGGGTGCGATCACCCTCGGCCGCCACGGTGTGGCCGTGCTGCGCCACGCCACCGACGACCGCGGGCCCACCCCGGGTCCGCGGCACCCCTCCCCCCACCCTGGAGACGACACATGA